In one window of Zingiber officinale cultivar Zhangliang chromosome 11A, Zo_v1.1, whole genome shotgun sequence DNA:
- the LOC122030985 gene encoding terpene synthase 10-like → MSVPHSFAASATFGGLGGFSRPAAAIKQWRCLPRIQCHATEQSQSPSTTLRRSGNYQPSIWTPDRIQSLTLSHTADEDDHAERIKLLKNQTSKLMEEKKGQLEEQLQLIDHLQQLGVAYHFKDEIKDTLRGFHASFEDIGSQLEDNLHASALLFRLLRENGFSVSEDIFKKFKDEKGQFEDRLRSQTQGLLSLYEASYLEKDGEELLHEAREFTTKHLKNLLEEEGSLKPGLIREQVAHALELPLNWRFQRLHAKWFIGAWQRDPAMDPALLLLAKLDFNALQNIYKRELNELSRWWTDLGLPEKLPFFRDRLTENYLWTVGFAFEPDSWAFRELQTKFNSFITMIDDVYDVYGTLDELELFTDIMERWDVNAIDKLPEYMKLCFLAVFNTVNDTGYEVMRNKGVDIIPYLKRAWAELCKMYLREARWYHAGYTPTLDEYLDGAWITISGALILSAAYCTGKDLTKEDLDKFSTYPYIVQPSCVLFRLHDDFGTSTDELARGDVQKAVQCCMHERKVPEAVAREHIKQVMEAKWRLLNGNRVATSSFEEYFQNVAINIPRAAQFFYGKGDGYAHSDGETQKQVMSLLIEPVQL, encoded by the exons ATGTCTGTGCCCCATTCTTTCGCAGCTTCGGCGACCTTCGGTGGCCTCGGCGGTTTTTCCCGTCCAGCCGCCGCCATCAAGCAGTGGCGCTGCCTTCCACGCATCCAATGCCACGCGACCGAGCAATCTCAATCTCCGTCGACGACGTTGAGGAGGTCGGGGAATTACCAGCCCAGCATATGGACTCCCGACCGCATTCAATCTCTCACTCTTAGCCACACA GCGGATGAGGACGATCACGCTGAGAGAATTAAATTACTCAAGAATCAAACTAGCAAACTGATGGAAGAGAAGAAAGGTCAATTGGAGGAGCAGCTTCAGCTCATCGACCACCTGCAACAGCTCGGAGTGGCTTATCACTTCAAGGATGAGATCAAGGACACTTTGCGAGGGTTTCACGCTTCTTTCGAGGACATAGGCTCACAGCTCGAGGACAATCTGCACGCCTCAGCGCTGCTCTTTAGGCTTCTCAGAGAAAACGGCTTCTCTGTTTCCGAAG AtatattcaagaaatttaaagaCGAGAAAGGCCAGTTCGAAGACCGGCTCCGCAGCCAGACCCAGGGATTactgagtttgtacgaggcttcttacCTTGAAAAAGACGGCGAGGAGTTATTGCACGAGGCCAGGGAGTTCACAACCAAGCACCTCAAGAACCTCTTGGAGGAAGAAGGATCTTTGAAACCTGGTCTGATCAGGGAGCAAGTGGCCCACGCGTTGGAGCTCCCGCTGAACTGGAGATTCCAGAGATTGCACGCGAAGTGGTTCATTGGGGCATGGCAAAGGGATCCCGCCATGGATCCTGCTCTTCTTTTGTTGGCCAAGTTGGACTTCAACGCACTGCAGAACATCTACAAGCGAGAACTTAATGAACTCTCAAG atgGTGGACGGATCTCGGGCTACCCGAGAAGCTGCCATTTTTCAGAGACAGGTTGACCGAGAACTACTTGTGGACCGTCGGCTTTGCATTTGAGCCAGATAGCTGGGCTTTCAGGGAGTTGCAAACAAAGTTCAATTCCTTCATAACAATGATCGATGACGTTTACGACGTGTACGGAACGCTCGATGAGCTCGAACTATTCACTGATATTATGGAGAg ATGGGATGTTAACGCGATCGATAAGCTCCCAGAGTACATGAAACTATGTTTTCTAGCCGTCTTCAACACGGTAAATGATACAGGCTACGAGGTCATGAGAAATAAGGGAGTAGACATAATACCTTACCTCAAGAGGGCA TGGGCAGAATTGTGCAAAATGTACCTGAGGGAAGCCAGATGGTATCACGCAGGGTATACACCGACGCTGGATGAGTATTTAGACGGCGCATGGATAACGATATCAGGCGCGTTGATACTGTCGGCAGCTTATTGCACGGGCAAAGATCTCACGAAGGAGGACTTGGATAAGTTCTCTACTTACCCTTACATTGTGCAACCCTCCTGTGTGCTTTTTCGACTCCATGACGATTTTGGAACCTCCACG GATGAGCTGGCGAGAGGAGATGTGCAGAAGGCGGTGCAGTGCTGCATGCACGAGAGGAAGGTGCCGGAGGCAGTTGCCCGTGAGCATATCAAGCAAGTGATGGAGGCGAAATGGAGGCTGCTGAACGGGAACCGGGTGGCGACGTCGTCGTTCGAGGAGTATTTCCAGAATGTGGCGATTAATATCCCTCGAGCGGCACAATTCTTCTATGGAAAAGGAGATGGATATGCGCATTCGGATGGAGAAACCCAGAAACAAGTCATGTCGTTGTTGATCGAGCCTGTCCAGCTCTGA
- the LOC122031635 gene encoding uncharacterized protein LOC122031635 yields MSSIPQVAVKENGVVSFPYPMLSPHNYIVWAIKTEVILDAQGVWEEVESVEGAQVDAKKDKKAHAYILQCAPEDILLQIAKRKTAKEVWDNLKTRYLGSDRVKKARVQTLKSEFDALRMKETDTIDEFAGKLSAMSSKFSALGATLEDSSLVKKLLDSVPDKFFPIVAGIEQFHDLETIPFEETIGRLKAYQERTLRLRGNTNSTEGELLLTHAEWQMRQKGGNVDTSSGGKGRGSSNPSRSKWRGHRRGRGRGRGTPSQDSAGGTSSNGRGTRDKSRIKCFTCEKMGHYASECYNKRRDDETHLTCATDEEPALMMTVPHEESDTRRERQDTILLSEDRLLPEMYRDINKGDKDVWYLDNETGNEVYMEKDIMKVIDRSGKLLMLLLGEKKLAVDVPPLPQPNKLCEVCVIAKHARSLFPCQANFRAKKPLELLHADICGPISPYTLAGNKYFLLIVDDFTRWMWVFILAAKNDAFRAFKKFKFLTENKTEYKIKTLRTDRGGEFLSTEFTQFCEDEGIE; encoded by the exons ATGTCTAGCATCCCACAAGTTGCTGTGAAGGAGAACGGCGTAGTGTCATTTCCCTATCCGATGCTAAGCCCTCACAATTATATTGTGTGGGCAATAAAGACAGAGGTGATCCTTGATGCCCAGGGAGTTTGGGAGGAGGTGGAGTCAGTGGAAGGAGCCCAGGTGGATGCAAAGAAGGATAAAAAGGCACATGCATACATCTTGCAGTGTGCCCCCGAAGACATACTTCTCCAGATCGCAAAAAGGAAGACGGCGAAGGAAGTCTGGGACAACCTCAAGACGAGGTACCTTGGAAGTGATCGAGTTAAGAAGGCACGCGTACAAACGCTGAAGAGCGAGTTTGACGCCCTCCGGATGAAGGAGACCGATacgattgatgagtttgctggcaaactcaGCGCTATGAGCAGCAAGTTCTCCGCTCTTGGTGCCACGCTTGAAGATTCATCTTTGGTAAAGAAGTTACTTGATTCTGTCCCTGATAAGTTTTTCCCTATTGTAGCCGGCATTGAGCAGTTTCACGATCTTGAGACGATACCATTTGAGGAGACTATTGGGCGACTGAAAGCGTACCAAGAACGAACACTACGTCTACGCGGCAACACCAACAGCACTGAAGGTGAGCTCCTACTTACTCATGCCGAATGGCAAATGCGACAGAAGGGGGGAAACGTGGACACTTCGTCAGGAGGCAAGGGGCGTGGATCCAGCAACCCTAGTCGTAGCAAATGGCGTGGGCATAGGCGAGGGCGCGGTCGTGGCCGTGGTACGCCGAGCCAAGACAGTGCAGGAGGCACTAGCAGCAACGGCAGAGGCACTCGTGACAAGAGTCGTATAAAGTGCTTCACTTGTGAGAAAATGGGGCATTATGCGTCCGAATGCTACAACAAGCGTCGTGATGATGAGACTCACCTCACTTGCGCCACCGATGAAGAGCCAGCACTGATGATGACCGTGCCCCACGAGGAGTCTGACACTAGGCGTGAGCGACAGGATACCATTCTGCTCAGTGAAGATAGGTTGCTACCGGAGATGTACCGCGACATTAATAAAGGAGATAAAGACGTCTGGTACCTTGACAACG AAACTGGGAACGAGGTGTACATGGAAAAAGATATcatgaaggtgattgataggagcgggaagCTCTTGATGCTG CTGTTAGGGGAGAAGAAATTGGCAGTTGATGTGCCTCCATTGCCCCAGCCGAACAAGCTTTGCGAGGTGTGTGTGATCGCCAAGCATGCAAGGTCGCTTTTCCCGTGTCAAGCAAACTTTAGAGCAAAGAAACCGTTGGAACTTCTCCATGCTGATATTTGCGGACCAATTTCACCATATACACTAGCCGGTAACAAGTACTTTCTTCTAATTGTTGATGACTTCACAAGGTGGATGTGGGTGTTTATATTGGCAGCAAAGAATGATGCATTCCGAGCATTCAAGAAGTTCAAATTCTTGACAGAGAACAAGACTGAATATAAGATCAAAACACTCCGAACAGACCGGGGCGGCGAGTTTCTATCCACGGAATTCACTCAGTTCTGTGAAGATGAAGGAATCGAGTGA